In Streptomyces avermitilis MA-4680 = NBRC 14893, the genomic window ACCTCCACCATCATGCCGCTGGAGGTCGCCGCTCGCTCCCGCGCCTGTGCCCTGACCTGCGGTTGCCACTGGGATTCGGTCTCCTCAACCAGGGCCGCGTGGAGCTTTTTCTGAGGCTTCGTCTGCTGTCCGGCGCGGTAGCGCTGCACGGTGCGAGACGAGACGCCCAGTTGTTCGGCGAGGGCCTTCGTGGACTTCTTGGCGCGCGTGTAGAGGAATTCAATCTGGGCCTTCGCGGATTTCGGCGCGGGCCGGGTGAACACCTTGCGCTCCGCCCGCTTGAGGGCGTCCAGGACCCTGTTGCGGCGCGGGGCCAGCGGCTGTGTGTCGTTGCTGTCGATCATTCCTGCAGCAGACACCCGTTGCCCTGTGGACAGATTCCGCGGCCGGTGCCCCACCATCGCGGGTGGGGTTGACGGCGTCGATCAGCGGGTCTTGGGTGGAGGGCCACGTCCAGAGCAAGGGGACTGGCCATGGAGCTGCTCAGGTTCTCCGACCGGCTACCGCAGTGTTCACGCTGCCGGGGCGACCTCATCATGAGTGGGGTGGCGCCGCAGAACGACAAACACGGGCGGCCGATCCACCTGGAGCTGTGCCCGGTGTGCGACACCGGCGACGTGGACCGCCCGGCGGCCGGCCTTCTCGTGCAGTGGTTCGCCGACCGTGGCGGTCATGACGAGAGTCGCGTCCAGGAGGGCTCCCACCTGCTGATGGAGTGGACGAGGGAGTGCATGGCTGTCCACGGCTGGTACTTGCAGGACACCCCGCCCGACCAGCCCTGAGCCGTCATCGGCAGCAGCTGCCGGGCGCGCGGTGCCGCCGCGTCGTACGGACTGGACGGCCGCCGGCTCGAACTACTGTTGGGGCCGTGGCGACAACGTACGACTACCCCGGCGACCTCATCGCAGCGCAGCAGGCACTCACCCAGGTGCGGGCCGACCTCACCGCCCTGTACGAGCGGCTGCCGTACTCCGTCGAACCGATGGAGGCCTGGCAGCGCCCCGAGGGCTACTGGCTCGCCACCTCCCGCGCGTACCCGGACTCGCCGGGCTGGTCGGAGCAGGAGCGGCGGGAGGTCGCCGCGCTGCGCGAGCGGGAACGCGACCTCACCGCCGCGATCGTCACGCACGCCTTCTGGAACGACGTCGCCGGGCCCGAACGGCTCGATGCCCGTTCCCAGCTCAAGCACGCCCTCGCACGTGAGGACGGCGAGGGCCAGGAGGCGGCGTAGCCGTGGCGGACACGCCACCCGAGCCGGAGCCGCCGCCCATCATCGTGGTTCTCCCCGACGGCCAGGAGGTCACCGGCCGCCTCCAGGAGCGCCAGCAGGTCCAGGGCGCCTGGCTGTACAAGGTGGCCGTCCCGGCCTGGCAGAACACGCCTTCCGGGCAGGTGGAGCCCGCCTGGTACGTGGTGTGGGTGCAAGCCCCCGGCCATGTGAAGCCCGTGCCTGGCGTCTCATACAACAATGTCCCCACGACCCGGCTGCCACCGCCGACGACGGAGCAGCAGATCCTCGGGGAGCGCCGACCGTCCGGATGGGTCCTGCAGAAGCTGAACGGCGGCCGCGGTCCCGGCCGGGGCATCATCCACGCCGTCGACTGCGAGGAAGCATCCGCCGGGGCACCGCTGCTGACTCTGGACAAGGCGCTGGACGCCGCAGAGCAGCCCGGTACCCGGTTGTGCTCTCTGTGCAGCGCGGCCGCCGAACTGGACCCGGTACTGAAGGGCTTCGACCACGGCTTCGACGGCGAAGAGTAGACCCGCGCGGCGGAATGGGGTGATCAGCTGCGGGTGACGGTGAAGCCGGTGTCGTTGACCGCGCGGGTCCACACGTTCCGATCGAACCACTTGCTGATGTCCGGCTGCATCTCGGTGATGACGCGCATCCGGTCTTCCCAGTCGTGGCCGGACGGTCCGCGGCTTTCCTCGCACCCGTCGCAGCCGTCCTCACCGTGGATGTGGCCGGCGATCCAGGCGTTGACTGCCACGTTGACGATGACGCCGTACAGGTCGCCGCCGGTCTGCGCGAGGGCGTTGGGAACGCCGGCGAGGATCAGCGCGAGCTCGGGATTGTCCACCGGCGGCATCGGCGCCTGGCCCGCACCCTTGCGGGTGCTGCTCTCCTCGAAGCTGCGCGAGCTGTCCGCGAGGCGAGCGGCGAGCGCGGCCGCGTCGAAGTACCGCCAGGCCGACCGCACCTGGATACCGAGGCGGTCGGCCGCCGTGCGGACGTTCTTCTCAATGGTGTCCTCAACGGTCGCCGGGGCGAGCGTCACGCCCTGGTGGGCGAGCTCCGCCAGGGTCTGGGCAACGGCTTCCTTGAACGCCTTCGTGTTCCGCACGACCACAGCGTAGGGGAGCTCCCCCGCTCCTCTCTGCCGAACTGAACTGTGCACGCAGGGCGTTGTCAGTGGCTGCTGTCACTATCCGGTTTATGCCGATCAGCCGGGAGTACGCGCGCTCCCTCTTCGCGGACCTGACGCAGAGCGCCACGGTGCCGCTGGACCCTGACGAGCTCCTCCACATGCCGGGACTGGCGCAGCACGGCCACGTTTTCTTCGGCGACATAGCCGTGCGCTGCTACAAGCACAAGGCGCGCTGGATGTATGACGAGCGGGACATCCGGCGGGCCGGGCAGGCATTCGCGGAGCTGCGCCTGGACCTGGACGACGTTGTCGACGTCCAACTGCCCGCGTACCGCGACTTCGGACAAAGCGACCCGGAGGAGTGGCAGCGCGTCGACTGGCGGCGCCGACTGGTGTCGTGGATGTTCGGGCTGGCCCGCCACAAAGCCCACGACGGGATCCCGTACGACGAGTGGAACGACGCCTGGCAGCGGGTCGGGGCGAACGGGCTGCCCGGGGATCTGACGTGGGAGGAATTCGTCGCTGCCAGTAGCCGCTACCGGCACTCGCAGAACATGGCCGGCACCCGACCGCTGGAGCTGCTGACCTGGTCCGGGAAGAGGTGGCTTCTGCCCCGCGCCTACATCGAGCTCCTGGACCGCTGGGCGCAGCGGGAGGAGGAACTGGTCAACCGGGCCCGGGTCTGCTCCTCCTGCGGCGCCCAGGGCCCGTACTGGGACGGCTGGCGGACATCAACCAGCAAGGGCTACGTCACCAGGTGCCCACCGTGCTCCGGAGCGGCCTTCCGGCCCTACACCGGCCAACTGCGCGGAGTGCAGTACGAGTCGCCCCGCAGGCGCAGCACCCGGGCCGACGACTACCTGTGCCGTCTGTGCAAGAAACGCCAGGCGTCAGCGTGGGATCACTGTCACGAGCACGGCCATGTCCGAGGACCGCTATGCGGTAGCTGCAACACCCGCGAGGGCAAGGCCACGCCGTACTACTTCCTCCAGCTCGAAGGCGGCACGCTGCACCTCCTGGAGTGCCGCGGCTGCCTTGAGCAACGGACCCTGCCGCGCCGGTTCCACCTGGACGTGGTCCGCGCGCACCTGGAGCAGACCGAGCGGCACGGGCGCTGCCGCAGGCAGCCGTACGCCCGCGAACTGGAGCACACTCACGGTGTGCACCGGTTCCAGCTGGAGTGCAGCGGCTGGCACGCGGTCAGCAACTGGACGAAGGACGTCACGGCGTCCGAGGTGACCGCACTCGTGCGGGCCTACGTCGACGCGGCGCTCACCGCGCAGGAGAGCCAGCCTCCTCCCGGCACGGCCACGGACGCCGGGTGACCGCCGCGCGGCAGTGTCGTTGAGCACGGCATCGCGTGCATGCCCCCCCCACCCCCGCGGATACGCGAGCGAGCCCCGGACCACATCGGTTCGGGGCTCGCAGGCTGTTCGGGCGCGGCTGCTACAGATCGAGGTGTCACCCGACTACAGGAGCCGACGCTTCCGCGTTCGGGTCCGCGATGGAGCTGGCCAGCGCGTTGATCCTCTGCTGGAGTTGCTTGATGCTTTCGCGGACGTCATCGTCGATCACCGTTGCCAGTTGCTGGGGGTCGATTGATTCGATGCCCTTCGCGGTGGACTTCAGTGCCTTGAGGTACTGGGTGCGCTGTT contains:
- the tpg gene encoding telomere-protecting terminal protein Tpg → MIDSNDTQPLAPRRNRVLDALKRAERKVFTRPAPKSAKAQIEFLYTRAKKSTKALAEQLGVSSRTVQRYRAGQQTKPQKKLHAALVEETESQWQPQVRAQARERAATSSGMMVEVTAYFGFTCTGSSDDGRERTITTPISPTYAAQILQLQEAGATEEDLHPIVAEAITESYFTEWGTRADGLRADFTHVRSIDFEF
- a CDS encoding DUF6300 family protein, translating into MELLRFSDRLPQCSRCRGDLIMSGVAPQNDKHGRPIHLELCPVCDTGDVDRPAAGLLVQWFADRGGHDESRVQEGSHLLMEWTRECMAVHGWYLQDTPPDQP
- a CDS encoding DUF6233 domain-containing protein → MADTPPEPEPPPIIVVLPDGQEVTGRLQERQQVQGAWLYKVAVPAWQNTPSGQVEPAWYVVWVQAPGHVKPVPGVSYNNVPTTRLPPPTTEQQILGERRPSGWVLQKLNGGRGPGRGIIHAVDCEEASAGAPLLTLDKALDAAEQPGTRLCSLCSAAAELDPVLKGFDHGFDGEE
- a CDS encoding endonuclease VII domain-containing protein gives rise to the protein MPISREYARSLFADLTQSATVPLDPDELLHMPGLAQHGHVFFGDIAVRCYKHKARWMYDERDIRRAGQAFAELRLDLDDVVDVQLPAYRDFGQSDPEEWQRVDWRRRLVSWMFGLARHKAHDGIPYDEWNDAWQRVGANGLPGDLTWEEFVAASSRYRHSQNMAGTRPLELLTWSGKRWLLPRAYIELLDRWAQREEELVNRARVCSSCGAQGPYWDGWRTSTSKGYVTRCPPCSGAAFRPYTGQLRGVQYESPRRRSTRADDYLCRLCKKRQASAWDHCHEHGHVRGPLCGSCNTREGKATPYYFLQLEGGTLHLLECRGCLEQRTLPRRFHLDVVRAHLEQTERHGRCRRQPYARELEHTHGVHRFQLECSGWHAVSNWTKDVTASEVTALVRAYVDAALTAQESQPPPGTATDAG